Genomic DNA from Kwoniella shandongensis chromosome 10, complete sequence:
GCTGTCCAGGCATATTGTATCACTTGTGTCGGCGAGTTGGCACGTGTAGCTGGAGAAGAGCTGGTCCCGAATGTCCAGACTATCCTCACTCTCGTGATCGACATGTTGAACGATCAATCTTCGACTTTGAAACGCGACGCGGCTTTGAAGACTTTGGGTCAGGTGGTGTCAAATACCGCCGAAGTGATCTCGCCATATATCGATCATCCTCAGTTGTTGGGTATCCTCTTCCGATTCTTGAGGACAGAAACGAGTCAGGCAATCAGACTGGAGACTATCAGGACAATGGGTATGCTTGGTGCTTTGGATCCCTTCAAgcacaaggtgagctcaaACCCCAAGAGTGTGTGGTCCAAAGCTCACACACCTCCCAGGCGCTGCAAGGAGGAGCGGACGATCCCAACGCGGAGAATGCTACTTCGAGAGTGAACGATATTGTCCTCCTGAACAACCACAACTCCTCGGTCAACGACGAATTCTTCCAGACTGTCGTCATACATTCCCTTGTCAACGTACTGCATGACCCTACCTACAAGGACCATTACGAGGCGGTGGATGCTATCATGATGATCTTCCGTACTCAACGGTTGAGATGTgtcaacttcctcccacAGGTGAGTTAGCTGATTCAAAGACTCCGCTGACAACCAGATTGTCCCGGCGTTTTTGAACGTGATCCGAATTGCCCATTCGACGAGAACCGAGCTCTATTTGAAGCAGCTTGCACAATTCATCACGATTGTAAAGCAACACATTCGAAATTACCTGAATGAGGTATTTGACCTCATCCACGAGTTCTGGAACCCCAACTCTTCGCTACAGATCACTATTATCTCGCTAGTGGAGTCTATCGCACGAGCGGTCGAAGGAGAATTCAAGGCGTATCTACCCAAACTACTCCAGCAAATCCTTCGATCGTTCGATGGCGAACTCACAGCGAAACATCTCCCTGAGTTACGACTAAACACCCTCCTTCATATCCTCCGAGCGTTCTACGTCTTCGGCTCCAGTATAGAGGACTATCTCCACCTGGTCCTCCCCGTTATTGTCCGAAGTTTCGAGAACCCCGCAGCTCCTGACGCCCTCCGAAAAGCGGCATTGAGAACGACAGGTCAACTGTGTAGGAAGGTCAACTTCTCCGATCATGCTAGTCAGATCATACATCCTCTCGTGAGGACTCTGGGCAATAGCTCGGACGAGCTTAGGACGACGGCAATGGATACTCTATGTGTGCTGGTTCTGCAGTTCGGACCTGATTATGCTATCTTCATCCCCATggtcaacaaggtgagtatgaaCCCTGGACAGAGATCTGACAGCTGCTGATGTGGTTTTCTGATAGGCTTTGGTAGAGAACAAGATTGTTCATCAGGGTTACGAGCAGTTGATCACCAAACTGTTGAACAGAGAGAGACTGCCACCTGACCTCGGTCCTGTCGAGCGGTATGTTACGACCCCCCGATACATTGCCCGTAGCTGACGATCAGAGTTATAGATTCGCCAACGACCCCGGAGCGGAAGCTCTCGCGCCGGCTGAGCAGATACCTCTCAAAGTCAACCAACAAGCTCTCAAGATTGCCTGGGACTGCTCTCACATCACCAACAAGGCTGAATGGCTTACCTGGATTACTGGTCTGGGCCACGAGATGATGCGAGAGTCGCCTAGTCAAGCTATTAGAGCTGCCAGGACCCTTGCTTTGAGTAGTCTGAGCTTTTCAAAGGAGTTGTTTAACGTGGCATTCTACTCCTGTTGGCAAGAATTGTTTGAAAGTTatcaggtgagctgaatATCTACCAATTGCGGTCTTGGAGCTGACGATGCTTCGGTTTCACAGGAGGATCTATGGCATAACCTCGAACTGGCATTGACCAACCCTAGCGTTCCTCCCGATGTTGTCAGCATCATTTTGGGTGCCACGCAATTCTTAGAACACGATGAAAAGGAGGTTGCGATCGAAAGTCGAGTATTGGGTGACTATGTAAGTTACATTCGAGCTTTAATCCGATGGCATCGCTTACCAGACGTCCCAGGCTGCGGCTTTCCATGCCTATGCTATCGCACTGCACTACAAAGAGCAAGaattcttcctcgatccTTCCGCGGCTGTCGTCGAAGAtctcatcagcatcaaccaGAAGCTTCAACAGAGTGATGCCGCTTGGGGTACTCTCGAGTGGGCTCAAGGTCATATGGAGATGACTCACGATGTGTTATGGTACGAGAAGCTCGGACGATGGGAAGAAGCTCTACAAGTCTGGAATGAAAGGTCTGCGGACCCCGAGTCAACATATGACGAGTCTACGGTCGCTCTGGGCAAATTGCAATGTCTTCACGCTTTGGGTGAATGGGAGGACCTTTCCGACTTCGTTCAGATTAGATGGGCCAACTCGACtcaggacgagaagaagctcaTGGCTCCTCTTGCCGCTGCTGCGAGCTGGAGTCTGAGACAGTGGGACCTGATGGACGACTACATCGCGGCGATGAAGAACGATTCGGCGGACAGAAACTTCTTCAAAGCAATCTTGGCGGTTCACAGAAACCAGTTCTCGAGTGCTATGAGACATATCACGAAAGCTAGAGAGAGATTGGACGGAGAATTGACGAGTTTGACAGGAGAAAGCTATGGAAGAGCTTACGAGTGAGTGCCAATATTCTCCATTGTGAACTATGCTTATGATCTCCCTTGTGTGCAGTGTCGTGGTGAGGGTACAGATGCTTTCCGAATTGGAGGAGATCATCTCTTACAAAGATCATGCGGATGAGCCAATACGTCAAGCCACTCAGCGTAAGACATGGCaaaagaggtgagtcctaCGTTGGTTCATGATCGGCGAGTCTTGCTGACCAGATCTACAGACTTGGAGGATGTCAACGGGACGTCGAGGTCTGGCAACGTATTCTGCAAGTCCGATCGCTTGTTCTCACGCCCAACGAGGACATGGACACATGGATCCACTTTGCGGATCTGTGCAGGACATCCGATAGGCTTAATCTCGCTGAGAAGACCTTGACGTCGCTGGTCGGATTCCCCTATCCCAGTATGGACCCCGAAAGTCGAGCCCGCGCACCTCCACCTATCATCTTTGCCTACCTTCGAATGGCCTGGGCCAAGAATGCTCAAAGCGGCAGTAGAGATGAGCGATTCGAGACTTTACAACATCTTCGAGACTTTACCGATCAGCTTTCAACAGATGTGGGACTCGGCGCGAGAGATGGTTCTGGAAGGTTGGTTCTGCCTGACGAAAAGCTCTATGGAGAATACACGAAGCTTCTGGCTAGATGTCATGTGGAGTTGGGTCAATGGCAGGCTGCTTTGAGAGAAAGTCAGGTGACAGTAAGTAGTCTGCGATCAGGTGCAATGGCTGTAGAAATTAATCATTGTCCTATCTTTGCAGTCCGACCCCACAGGCATCCTCCACGACTACTCCGTTGCGACCGAGCTCGACCCAGAGTGGTATCAAGCATGGCATACTTGGGCTCTAGCAAACTTCGAAGTGATCACGCAGCTCGAAGTCTCTCAGCAGGGTCTGGCTTCCGGTCACTTTACGACTTACATCATCCCTGCTGTTGAAGGCTTCTTGCGGTCGATCGCGCTATCGCCAGGCAACTCTTTGCAAGATACCTTGCGTTTGTTGACATTATGGTTTACCTATGGGTATCAGAATGGAGTTTGCGCGGCAATTACCCAAGGCTTGCACACAGTCAATATTGACGTCTGGCTCGAGGTTATCCCACAGGTGTGTTGCTAGGCTGCTTATCGGCCTAGGTCGAAGCTGACGTACTTGCTAGATTATTGCGCGAATCCATACACCTCGTCAAATGATCCAACAGTTGATCGTCCGACTGTTGCATGATATCGGTAAAGCCCATCCTCAAGCGCTCATCTATCCTTTGACCGTCGCGTCTAAATCCAACGTTCCTGCCCGACGAGCTGTCGCTCAATCTATCACCGCCAAACTGAAGGAACACTCGGCGAACATCGTGGAGCAAGCCGAGTTGGTCAGTACTGAGTTGATTCGTGCAGCCATTCTGTGGCATGAGATGTGGTACGATGGCTTGGAAGAAGCTTCGAAATACTATTTCGCGGAGAGTGATATCCCTGGAATGTTTGCGGTTTTGGAACCGTTGCatgagatggtggagaaggtgagtcaaatcctGCCATGATTCAAGGGAGGTCTGAGTGGATGCTGATGTGCGATGTCTGTAATCCAGGGACCTGAAACGTTGAGAGAGACCTCTTTCGTCCAGTCTTTCGCGCATGACTTGCGAGTAGCGAGGGATCATCTGAGACGATACAAGATGCACGGTGATACGACGGAGATACAACAAGCCTGGGATGTATACTATTCGGTGAGTGCACTTCAACCTCTGTACTGGCGGAAGCAGTGAGACTGACATCGCCATTATGATAGATCTTCCAACGGTTAGGAAAACAACTCAAGCTGCTGAATGTGATCGAGCTGCAATACGTGTCACCGAAGCTGATGGCTGTGAGAGATCTGGACATCGCTGTGCCGGGTAAGTCGATACTTGAAGTGAAAACTAGGGCTTCTGGCTCATTACATGTCCACATAACCTCACAGGCACTTACCAAAGCGGCAAGCCCGTCATCGGTATCAAGAGTGTCATTCCGACATTCAAGGTCATCTCGTCGAAGCAGAAACCGAGACAATGCAGCATGCGAGGCATGGATGGCAAAGAGTACGCGTACTGTTTGAAAGGTGAGCAATAACATCTGGATGTGTGAAAGCGGCACAGCAGCTGATAGGCTGGAACGCAGGACACGAGGATCTGCGACAAGACGAGCGTGTTATGCAGCTCTTCGGTCTCGTTAACACTCTGCTCAACGCCGATCAAGAGTGTGCAAGGCGACATCTCAGTATACAGCAGTACTCTGTTACACCACTCTCGCCTAGTGCGGGATTATTGGGTTGGGTACCGCACAGTGATACGATCCATGTTCTCATCAAGCAATATAGAGATCAGAGGAAGATCTTGGTGGATATTGAGCACAAGTTGATGCAGCAGGTGGGGGATGGCATCATAGATCAAACAAGCGTATTGCTGACAGTACTTGTTCGATAGTCGTCGGATGAGAGCTACGATTCCTTACCGCTCCTACACAAGGTGGAGATTTTCCAATACGCACTTGATAATACGACAGGTCAAGATCTGTACCGAATCTTATGGCTCAAGTCGAGAAATTCGGACGTCTGGCTAGAACGACGAACGACTTACACGAGGAGTTTGGCCTTGAATTCTATGGTCGGATATATCCTGGGTCTGGGTGATAGACATCCTTCCAATTTGTTGTTGGATCAATTGAATGGAAAGATTGTTCATATCGATTTCGTGAGTTGCGCAAGCCCATGATCCAAGTATATGGAACCGCACTGACGGCTGGCGTGAACAGGGAGACTGCTTCGAGGTCGCTCAGCAGAGAGACAAGTATCCCGAGAAGGTTCCCTTCCGACTTACACGAATGCTCATTCATGCCATGGAGGTGAGCCACAACTGGTTTATTCAGTTTGGACGTTGCTGAACTTTTGCCCCATTTGCAGGTCTGCGGTATCACTGGAACTTTCTCTCGATCATGCGAAGTTTCCATGGAGGTTCTTCGAGAGaatcgagaatcgctcaTGGCTGTGCTGGAAGCGTTCGTGTACGATCCTCTTATTGCATGGCGTCTCAATGCGACGGACAAGCGACCTGGTGGTGTgcaagaaggtgatgattTGGACGATCCTGGCGCGTACGCCAAGCAAAGGAAGAGCAAGGCGAATGAGACGGAGATcttgatcggtgagtgatgaaAATCGCTTCCTCGAAGCATGTACGACTGAGCTGATGTGATCGATCAACCTTGTTCAGAAGCCGAACGAGCTGAAGTCAAGAATGATAAAGCTCTTCAAGTTATCGAGCGTGTCCGACGTAAACTTACAGGAAGGGATTTCAAGCCCGACGTGATACTTGATGTGAAAGAACAGGTGGAGAAATTGGTCGAAGAAGCGACCAAGACGGAGAATCTTTGTGTAGCCTTCTTGGGTTGGTGTAGTTTCTGGTGATGCGTGATGCGTGGTCACGCAGGAAGCAGAGCAGCGATGTTTGTACACTTTGTATGCATATAATGATTTCTGGCACCGGGCATCAATCTTTGGCGATAAGGGATGATCCGAATGTGAATCCCGTAATGACCCTGAAACGATAACGTTGAAAGTTGGTAGAAACACCTCGATGCCGTTCGTCATCACGACTCTGCGTGTTCCGCTATTTCCACTCGCTATAAACAACAGATATTCATTATTGCTGACTGAACGTCTCTGAGGTGGAGTCGAGCTTCCAAAGAGGGTCTCCCTGTGCATAGTGTAGGATTCATGTGAGTATCGTTGAATACACATCATTTAACGTTGACGCATTCGACTCCCCTCACTACGCATGGATCGCTAACTTGATCTATTCTCGGTGCGCTGCTCCAGGTATTGTCAATGCGAAACATGCTATAGCAGAGAACTGTGATTCAACCTCGACGCATTGTGTTTACACTTTGTATCCCGTCTTCCGTTGTCTTGTCCTGCGTTGAACTCCGACCCGTACATAACATCAACCAACTCTGCCTCCGAGCTCGAGAGATATTGAAGCCAATAATCCATCGTCTATCAGCGCGATGGCATCATCTCTCCTCAATCTCgtgcttcctccacttcctctcgatACATTCACACTCCCGCCCCTTCCGCCGATCGAGGATAAAGCCCTCGAAAAGAAGGTATACACGCATACAAGCTATCATGCGCTGCCAAGAAGGGGCGAGGAGAGATTTGAGGACGAGGCAGACAATAGGGATAATGAGAAGTTGGAGCATGTAGGGGACAGTTATCTGGGTAGGTCATACCGTTCCCTACTGCAACGATGATGCGTAGTGCGTTGGTCAAGATGTCCGTGGGTTTGTGGAATGCGGTCCGGCAGGAGGCCATGATGGAGCTTGGCTGAGGATACCCAAAGGTTTGATGTAGGCGGAGTTTACTAGAAAGTGTAAGGACAGTCGGGGGGCTGGAAAGGGGCTGCAATAATGCGTATTGGCGCTGCAACAACTGGGATATAAGACGTCAGGACTGATCCGCTGTATCTGTTCCTTTAGGTTGCGCTGTCACTGCTCTTCTCCATGACCTTTACCCAAATCTGAAAGAAGGGCACGCCACTGTGAGTGAGCTTCACTATCTCAACCCTGCACCAAAATGTTTCTCCTGACGCACTCTTCCAGCTGCTGAAAGGTCACCTCGTTAGCAATACAACCCTCGCCCAACTGTCACGTCATTATGATTTACCTTCCCATCTCATCGCTGCCCCTGACGCACTGTACAACCTCAAGAGCGGTGACAAGACCGTCGCCAACTTGTTCGAGGCGTACGTTGCTGGTGTCTACTATTCGTACTTGAAACACGGCAATACCGCAACTCGAAGAGTCGTACCTACTCCTCCTCAAACACCTTCTAAGCGACGGGTTATTGTTGACGAAGATCCCGATCCACCGTCTCCGGTCGTCTCACCCACTCTCGAGCTGCCGGAACATCCCTCCTTATCGTCGGCTTCTGAGGAAGTGAGGGTAAAGCCGACTCGAGGTCAAGCAATGGACCATCTCGAGACTTGGTTACGACCTCTCTTCACACCTCTCGCAGCGTGGGTATTGCAACTCATCAAAGTGGAGTATAAAAGATTAGAAGTCTCCAATGCGGAGAGAGGGGGAGAATCAGATCTCGATGAGAAAGCAAAAGGAGCAATGTCGAGATTGAACGAATGGTTCATACATAAAGGTAAAGGTATGCCAGAATATCAATCGAGTAGGTCTGGGTCGGATATGTGGACAACGCAATGCATCGCGACGGATAAAGAAGGAAAGCAATGGTGAGTCTGCTGTCCTTTTGAAAAAGAGAAGTGCTGACAATCCATTTGCCCTTGCGCTTAGGTTTGGAGAGGCGACCAGATCAACAAAAGCAAAAGCGTCCACTGTCGCTGCGTACAAGGTCTGCTTGGAGTTTGGCTTACTGTAAGGTCAAGCATGTTGTGCGCGAACACAGACATGGCTTGTGCAATGGGTTTTTGTATACATGCATTGGTTATCTTGATAGCTAGCGAGCGGATCATTACCAATCGCTCGTGGGGTGGCTGTTGACGGCACTGCGAGCGAATAAATCTGTATGCATGACTGATCAACCTCTATCTACAATCGGAAAAAGCATAAGGGGCGTTGATCAAGAGAATGTAATCGGGAAATTAGGCTGAAGACCTGCTACAAACGTGGATCCGACCAAAGAATCTGCCCTGTGGCACACGGTGATGGAGACGCCCAACACGCTGCCATCACCAGCGTCGACGGCTACCACCGGTTGCAGATTTGATCTTCTGCATGGCGAGGTATGCAGCGATATTTCCTGCTTCTTTGGCATTCTGACCGATACCTTCTCCGTCGCTGTGGGCGCACGAGAGATCAGCTATGTCTGACTGAGCCGGCGACAATAACGGAATGTACAGTGGAAGCGACATGGGTAAGTCTCACGCGACTTACAATAATTGTCcatccctcaacctcactctgaccttgctcttccacatcatcccatGTTCACCCCTCCTCTCTGAGTGGGATATCCAACTTGGCCAGAACCTCTCTGTCTCATATCCGGGAATAGGGAGTCTCATCATACTCAACAACGTATGAAGTTCACCTTTCGCTCCTTCTGACAATTCGAGTAATTCTTGTCTATCAATTTCGTTGGGGTCATAAAGAGCTTTTGCAAGTGGAGTGAAGAGTGGTTCGAGAAATTGACCGAATTTATCAAATGCTTGTCCGTAAGATGTAAATCCGAACTTGGTCGTCATCGAATCTTCCTGGTCGAGATAGTGCTTCCCCTcagtgtgagtggtgttgtCCTTGATGTAAGAGTAGAACAAAGCACCCAGGTACGCTTCGAATATCTCGCCAGTCTCTTTGATAGAAGCTCGGAGGGTACCGCCGACAGCTCGACCTGTGATCACACGCGAAGGGAGGAGATAGTGCTCGGAGATTGCGGAGTTGATATTGCGGTTGACAAGTTTGGCACGAAGGTTCTGTCTCCAGCAGGAAAAATTAGCCCATGTTGATTGAAGGAGCTAAACATGAAGGCGGGAAGGCCAAGCCACGTTACTCACCGTTGCCACATCCTTCTTGGCGGCGGGATACAACCCTTGCAACAAGATAGTGACGAAGACACCTATAAGTCATACAAAGCAAAATTCGAGTCAGCCATCAACTCTCTGAACAATGGACACAACGTCGCTGAAGAAATAGCGCGTCGAAGCTTGATGACAAGGTTAGACATACCAAGCAAAGAATCACCGACATGTGCCAACTTTTCGTAACTCGTCTCATCATTTGCCGGTGCCGAGCTCAACGCCGATTTGTGAGTGAAAGCAGCTCTGCGCAAGGTATCGTCCGTGATTGGGGGGAGAGGTGGCCAGTTGAAGTTGTCAATCTcatcaaggaggacgagggcgTAATTGGAATTGATATCATCGTCAAGAGTTGTCATACTAGGTACCCTTAATCAATTGTGTGAAGGCAAGTCAAGCATGAGAAATGTGTTTATGGTGGAATATTGGGGAGGCCAAGAAGAGACTTGAAATAACGATTGGGCGGTAGATAGCATTGCGGAAAGAAGCGACTAAGTCCTCCGGAGAGGATTGAGAAGTCGAGGTAGAACAATGAGGCAGCCACGCCTGGAGGCTGCACCGACCTAATGCGACTGTGTGAAGCGCAGTCAGACCGAGACTTCTGCCTTGATCTCTGATCGGCAAATCATACTCGTTCGGTACATGATCAGCCCATCAAGCTACAGACATAGTGCCTTCAGATTTTCGGTATGATTCGAATAACCCTCTAGGCTATCGGATTAGGTACTTCATTATCACAGTGGGCGGAAGTTCTTGGCCTGTGCGGATCAACAACCTGCAAAGACAACATGACTTTCAAAACGTCTTGTTCGGACTTCTGACGCCGGACTTGGAATTGAACAAACAGCGTCGTCAAGTCGGTGTGGAGCGGTTCAAGCAAGTTGTAAGTGTATTGCCTCGAATCAGGCTACACATCATAGCGGAATGGACCTGGCGCTGTTCTGTggaaggaaagggagaagtcATCTCGACGTCCGAGCGATACGCTTCGAATATGTAACTTGACTCCACTAAGCGCTGAGTAAGACGTCGTCAGTCGAATTACTCTGAATGACACATACGCAGCGAGCTCTCACAGATCTATACTTCACAAATCGAGACAGCATCACAAGCACACCCGGGCTGAAAGTGATTATAATTGTCACAAAGCAGCCTTCAACATCGCAACACACCGTTGGTGAAACGGTATCATGCGTCGTTGCCATTTAGGAATTCAACTCTTAATAATTCGATGCGGCAAGGGTTCGACTCCCTTACGGTGTACTTCTttttttccttcttccttcgtcAGCAATGCATCCTCACTTTTTGCCTTCTTTAGTACATCGATGTCTATTCCCCAATAGGTGATGGAGTGCATGGTATCGCTTATGCTCAAGTTTGGCGAGGTATACATGACGTATCACTGATGAACGTGAAGCCATGACATTGTCATATGTTTTATGCTACGTGTGTTCACCGTCTACGATCGTGCAGAGTTGGATAGGACTGACTGCCCTCTGACAATCGTTCTCGTGTTGCACTTCATGTGTTCTAGCACTCTGTTTCTCTTGGGTGAATCGGAGGTGATGTATATTAATGGTCTTTTGTGGAGGAAccatgacgaagaagcagactCAGACTGTTCCTTGCGATGTGTTTCCGAGCCATCACCTCTTTGTTGCAGCATTTCAACGGGACTCTTTGCAACACCTATGCCAGGACTGCACACTGCACATCACACATCGCCGCAGAACCACACACCACACTTGTGAGATAAGAAATCGTATCTGCATCCTGGATACAAAATCCCATGAATAATgaacctcttcccatcccccCTTTCGAAACGATCCACCACATTTACTTGAGGGGAACGAATCGAGAGTCCTTCATGTTGGCACCTCGAGAGTGACCGACGGGCTTGTAGGTGATACTGGGAAGATCGGAGGGGTAAGCATGCGTTTGTGATTCTGAAAGTAGAATAACTCACGAGAACTCTCCGAGGTAGTGACCGGTCATCTCAGGCTTGACCTCGACGGTGGTGAAGGTCTTACCGTTCTGTGAGGGGAAGGGGGTCAGCGGCGGGTCTTTTGGCATCGGACggtgaaagtggaagaagactGCAGGTGGCCAAGAGCAGCACTGCACGAAAATTGCGCCACCGCATTCCTGTTTCCATCTCCCGGATGATACGAAGAACACTCACGTAGACACCGACAACCGAACCAATCATCTCAGGAACAATGATCATGTCTCGCAAGTGAGTCTTGACCATGGCGGGCTTCTCGTTGGGACCGGCCTCCTTCTTGGAGTTTCGGAGCTTCTTGATGAGACCAAGAGGTCGTCGCTTGAGACCTCGTTGGAACCTCCTTCGAGCACGAGCGTGAACGAGCTGTTACGAGTCGAGGAGCGATAGCGACGAGGCGAGGGGGGAGTAGACAGCAAAGCAGAGATGGTAGGATTTTAAGGTGGTGTAATGCAGGGCAATGGACAAGAATGAAAGGAGACGCAGGAGAGAAGAACCAATCGTCAGCACCGTTCTCTCAGACCCTTCGCTCTAAATGATCCGGACCCACCTCAATGAAGTCCTCGTTGCTGAGGTCGAGCAATTGGTCGAGCTCAACACCTCGGTATTGGTACTTCTTGAACGACCTCGAGGCCTTCTTAGCGGCAGCTTCCTCGCCAGTAGTGAAATCGGCCTAGAGGACGAGAGGAGTATCAGCATTGTTGACGGTGTACGATTTGCGATTGGTGTGCAGTCCCCTCTTCCTTGTTCTACGACAGTCATGtaatcccttcttctccctggGATCACTGGAGCGcatctgctcctcctcctccccataTGACTGACTCCGTCTATCCGTCTATATCTCCCAGTATGCCAGCTccttccaccccttccttcttcgcctctcgtttcatctcatcccatcAATCGTCCAGCTGCATTGTatatcacactcaccattttgCTATTATATCCAATCGATCCGACAAAGACGTAAAAGTGAGATTGAGTTTATCGAAAGAGCGACAGCGGACAGCGACGAGAGTTGAAAAAGCAGATGAAAAACCTATACGTTAGCAAGTCGTCCTTTTGTTCTCTTCGGCGTAGTACAGCTTTGAGTAGACGTACAATTCTTTATGGATAGAGTAAAAAGGGGAAGGACTAAGAAACTGAGATATGGACGAAAAACCTCGAATTTGGTACAACGCAACCAACCAACAGGCAGCAACCAGTGCggtgggtgagtgagtgggcgAGTGAGTGtaaggagtgagtgagtgagtgagtgagtgagtgagtgagtgcaGTGGTAGCTCTGGGTGCGAGCAGGGTGCAGTGAGTGTGTACGAGGCGAAAGGCGTACAGAGCGAGAGATGGGGAATACAGGGGTTTGGTGAAATTTCGCCTCGAATTTGATACGAACGGAGTTTCGGCATTACCCCTCTTTCTATGGGATTTTGGCGGGT
This window encodes:
- a CDS encoding 40S ribosomal protein uS19, encoding MADFTTGEEAAAKKASRSFKKYQYRGVELDQLLDLSNEDFIELVHARARRRFQRGLKRRPLGLIKKLRNSKKEAGPNEKPAMVKTHLRDMIIVPEMIGSVVGVYNGKTFTTVEVKPEMTGHYLGEFSITYKPVGHSRGANMKDSRFVPLK